The region TGAAAAACTGGTTTGAATACTTCATGGACTTTAACATTAATACACCAAACCGGCGACACCCACTCTCCCAATCAGACGAAACAAACGCATGGAATTGTTTCTTatgatatttgaattaacaAGTCATTACCGACGGCTCGACAAAATCTAggaaattatttctgatgGCGTATATTCTAGAAATGGTTATCAAACCGTATATGTCCATTCCTTATTTACAGTAATTCGTCAATATTTTGCTATCACGGTTgatagaaaacaaaaaaaaatagataaaaaacaaaaaaataattctatgTGCTTTCTCTGTTGGTTTTTTTTGTTCGTTTATAATACGACTTTGAAACCCCGGGGATATCATAACCGCAGAGTCGTTTGTAGGACACCAGCGATCAGGTAGGGCACAGTCGACGATTCTTTGTGGCGCGACTAAACCCAGCATAAAAATGGATAATCAAGCATTCGAAGACGATACTAAGAGAAAGGTTAGAAAATacttacaaaaataaatccattTACATTTATACacagaaataatttttgttagaataatttaattatcaaattaaaattttAGTTTATCAGTGTCTATTAAATCGAGTTATTGACATGCCTTATAATTTTCGCAATCTTAAAACGGATTCACATGAATAGCATTTATCATTCAATTTtggaaattgattttgaaaatcatttaataTACATTGTATATTCATAGAGACAGCAGGTAGATGTACTTTGCATTCTAAGTATTCAATACCCTTCATGAATATAAAAAGATGTTACAGTTTTACAGGCAATTTGTATTTGTTACGTTATGAATACACGTATAAACTTGTTTTATTCAGGGTTTGAAAACCTTTCGTGATTTGATGAAAAACGATGTCTTTAAGtaataatgtatatatttgcTTTTATACTACATGTATCATAAAAGGGACATATGAATACCCGGTACGCAACACACAAATTAATGAAAACGAATTTAAAGTCACATCACCATGTCACCAATCGAAATGCGTTTATTGCATTCGTAATAACGATAGAAAAATATGCGTTTCGTATATTTCAACaagaaattcattcaaatcaatgcaAAAAAATTTCAGGAAAATGGTAGCGATACTATCAGCATAATCAGTGAAAAACCAATAGATCTGGTGGCTGTGGAGACTGGTAATTTACAAGTACCCGATAAAGATGAACCAAGTCGAGAGAACTGGTCTGGaaaatttgatttcttgttatcgTGTATTGGATATGCCGTGGGAATCGGAAATGTTTGGAGGTTTCCGTATTTGTGCAACAGAAACGGCGGAGGTCAGTCTTGACCACCGAATTCAGAATTTTACCATCCACAATAAAGATCACCTCAGAATGAACGAAGTTgggaattcatatttcatgaaattaaaaaaccaaTAAATGTTCTAGAATATATATCTCAACTTTATTTGAGGGGAAATGACAcgtttcttaaatctattgcgaaataaaaaaacagaaaaatagattttctcACTATTCTATCACATTTTTTCATGGTGAGATCCAAATTTCCGCAGCTAAGCCAAAAACCGGTACGGATATTTTTTCAGGTGCGTTTCTCATACCTTACGCTCTAGCCCTAGCTCTAGCAGGGTTGCCTCTATTCTTCATGGAGCTGAGTCTCGGTCAGTTTGGTTCACTAGGACCGATTACCATCTGGAGATGTCTGCCGCTATTCAAAGGTAAAGTAGTGAAAATGAATGGTGCTGTTCCCAGTAAAACTCGACGTCCAGATACTTTCAaatgtttatgattttttcCTATGCTGAAACATAAGGTTTAGGATATGGAATGGTAATGTTAACTGGGATTTTGTGCACGTATTACAATGTGATAATCTCGTACGCCATTTTCTATCTGTTTGCCTCGCTGACTAGCGAACTTCCATGGTCTTCATGCAACAATACTTGGAACACACCTCGCTGTTACAGAGCATCTATCGAAGACGTCAGATCTGGTCAGTGAATTTTCCTATTTAGcacgaaaatgatttttaactTGCCGATTCTATACACGAGTACACATGAgtaaaataatacaataaaagTAAATTATACGGAATTTTATATACGTCCCTGTATTGTTATTCGATCAAATCTCTTTTAAAGGAAGTGTAAACCTTACTGGCAGAGTCACACCCTCTGAAGAATACTGGGAGTAAGTGTGTCTGGGGAAATGTAATGTCTATATACCTGATGAGGCTTACTCAACTAAAATCAGAAACATTCGTTAGAAAGTTAACTCTATCTAggcatatacatatatatatatgtatacaagAAAAACAAAAGTAGTCAATACAATCTTTCAAACATCAATTAATCTTTTTACTTTTGCCAGAAACGTTTCATTGACGAAAATTTAAATCACCTGACTTTTAATCAACTTAATcagtcatttcaaatttccagTCGATATTTATTGGAACGTTCAGATGGTTTTCACGACACCGGTGGTGTCCGCTGGCAGTTGGCATTATGTTTGATGTTGTCTTGGATCATCGTGTTTGCGTCCCTTTCGAAAGGCGTAAAATCATCAGGAAAGGTACATTTGACGATCCAACCCTAATGAGCAAAGCTAATCGGATTAAATTACGAAAGGttgtgataaaaatgaaagacaAATCTACGTTTCAATTTCAGGTTGTTTATTTTACGGCGACATTTCCATATTTAGTGCTTATCATCTTGTTAATCAGAGGAGTAACATTACCAGGGGCAGTTGATGGCATCCTGTACTTCATCACACCGAAATGGAAGTTACTACTAAACCCACAGGTAAGATTACCGTACTGAATTGAGATAAATGCCACTAAGCTTGAAGAATAAGTGGATAAACCAGTCACTACCACTGGTCTCCACACTGACCACAGTTTCATAGAGACCTCCAAATTCGATCTTCAAAGGCCGTATGAGGACGTTCTTGTAAAGACAAAGGGTCCATTTGATATTAGAGGCAAACGGTGTACAAAGATCCTGCATTTTTGGGTTATTGTATTCCTAATTATGAACTAAAACGTCTCCAGCCATTGATTGCAAACACAACTTTGTCTTTGTTGTAAACAGGTTTGGGTAGAGGCGACGGTGCAGATTTTCTATTCGCTCGGTCCGGCTTGGGGTGGACTATTGACGATGGCCAGCTACAACAAGTTCAATAACAACTGCTATAGGTGAAGACTATCGTTTTGTTGTTCTTTGATTATATGGAATTTCAAATCCTTGATATTTTCGTTGAATTTTGCAGAGATGCTATCATTGTTTCTGTGACCAATTGTGGAACCAGTGTTTT is a window of Tubulanus polymorphus chromosome 2, tnTubPoly1.2, whole genome shotgun sequence DNA encoding:
- the LOC141898470 gene encoding sodium- and chloride-dependent glycine transporter 2-like, which translates into the protein MDNQAFEDDTKRKENGSDTISIISEKPIDLVAVETGNLQVPDKDEPSRENWSGKFDFLLSCIGYAVGIGNVWRFPYLCNRNGGGAFLIPYALALALAGLPLFFMELSLGQFGSLGPITIWRCLPLFKGLGYGMVMLTGILCTYYNVIISYAIFYLFASLTSELPWSSCNNTWNTPRCYRASIEDVRSGSVNLTGRVTPSEEYWDRYLLERSDGFHDTGGVRWQLALCLMLSWIIVFASLSKGVKSSGKVVYFTATFPYLVLIILLIRGVTLPGAVDGILYFITPKWKLLLNPQVWVEATVQIFYSLGPAWGGLLTMASYNKFNNNCYRDAIIVSVTNCGTSVFAGFVVFSMLGFMAHSTGQTVDDLSKSGPALAFIAYPEGISRMPYVPPVFAVLFFIMILTLGCDSQFTMMEALISAFVDEYPKLLRAKRTLWTLIICFLMYLIGFPFITRSGIYWFTLVDWYAGVYGLMAIAFLESIGISWIYGFHRFSEDIKLMLGFKPNLYWRVCWQFITPLLMLVIMIFTAVSQTQASYGDYQFPDWAISVGWLIASASVVCIPLVFITQFFFYTDHFSNCSKESLKRLISPTPEWGPAYSDESRRATLEQQTKAMKERKLDPNYTLEKARPLQIENPYIAKPE